A single Ziziphus jujuba cultivar Dongzao chromosome 11, ASM3175591v1 DNA region contains:
- the LOC107432894 gene encoding pentatricopeptide repeat-containing protein At3g61520, mitochondrial — MAARFATKAEQSKPLLRLLKPYIPKIHSYLVLRHLSTEPINPLQKQNGDEEKFIAQVVQLLQPPENDWNFEKLRLLLFSDSTTPSPTRLFRIASRLDSSSKALKFLDYLQSNSPTPDKNSLSSTFQAVLVIASREPSSQSKLLELYKASRERGIALTINAASLLIRCFGRAGMVDELLLVYNELHPSSKNTPVRTLLIGELLRYGCVDDANNVLDEMLELNAEFPPNDVTGNVVFAKLLKRERPGRHVSDEEIVGLVFKFGKHGVFPGKIQLTQLISRLCRNGKTDRAWDVLDNVMKSGGLVEAASCNALLTGLGRKHDFKRINLLMAEMKERDIHPDVVTFGIVINYLCKSRRVDEALEVFEKMKGEGDNDRFSVERDVITYNTLIDGLCKVGRQEEGLQLMKRMRLENGCAPNTVTYNCLIDGFNKVGEIERARELFDEMKKEKVPPNVITLNTLVDGMCKHGRVSSAVEFFNEAQNDGLKANVFTYTNLISAFCNVNNINKAMQLFDQMLSDGCTTDAKAYCCLISGLCLAGRLDDASLVVSKLKEAGFCMDAISYNTLINGFCKKNKLEKAYGMLKEMEDEGVKPDVVTYNTLISYSSKTGNLKTAYKLLRKMISEGLVPTVFTHGALIHGFCLSGNINTAMKIFKDMSSSSKVPPNTVIYNILIDSLCKKNEVELALSLMDEMRIKGVKPDTTTYNAMFKGLREKNLLDKAFKFMDQMVEHACGPDYITMEILTEWLSAVGETDKLKKFTKGYEVSAATA; from the coding sequence ATGGCAGCGAGATTTGCAACAAAAGCAGAGCAATCAAAACCTCTTCTCCGACTCCTTAAACCCTATATCCCAAAAATCCATTCTTATTTAGTCCTCCGCCACCTATCCACCGAACCCATCAACCCTCTGCAGAAACAGAACGGCGACGAAGAAAAGTTCATAGCTCAAGTGGTTCAACTCCTCCAACCCCCAGAAAATGACTGGAACTTCGAAAAGCTCCGTCTTCTACTCTTCTCAGACTCCACCACTCCCTCTCCTACCCGACTCTTCCGTATTGCTTCACGCTTGGACTCCTCCTCTAAGGCCCTAAAGTTTTTGGACTACCTCCAGTCGAATTCGCCTACCCCAGATAAAAACTCGCTTTCTTCCACGTTCCAGGCGGTTCTGGTTATTGCTAGCCGAGAACCCAGTTCGCAAAGTAAGCTTCTTGAGCTCTACAAAGCGTCAAGAGAGCGCGGCATTGCGCTAACCATCAATGCCGCCAGCCTTCTCATCCGGTGTTTTGGCAGGGCTGGAATGGTGGACGAGTTGCTTCTAGTGTATAACGAACTCCACCCTTCATCGAAAAACACGCCGGTTCGAACTCTGCTGATTGGCGAGCTGTTGAGATATGGGTGTGTTGATGATGCGAACAATGTGCTCGATGAAATGCTCGAACTAAATGCAGAATTCCCGCCGAATGATGTTACGGGTAATGTCGTGTTTGCGAAATTGTTGAAGCGAGAGCGACCAGGGAGGCACGTCAGTGACGAGGAAATTGTTGGGTTGGTGTTCAAATTTGGCAAGCACGGCGTGTTTCCTGGTAAAATACAGCTTACGCAGTTGATCTCAAGGTTGTGTAGGAACGGGAAGACTGATCGTGCTTGGGATGTTTTAGATAATGTGATGAAGTCGGGTGGTCTTGTGGAGGCTGCTTCCTGCAATGCTCTTTTGACAGGTTTGGGAAGAAAACATGATTTTAAAAGGATTAATTTGCTTATGGCAGAAATGAAAGAGAGGGATATTCATCCTGATGTTGTTACTTTTGgcattgttattaattatttatgcaaATCTAGGAGAGTTGACGAGGCATTAGAGGTGTTTGAAAAAATGAAGGGAGAAGGAGATAATGATAGGTTTTCAGTAGAACGTGACGTTATCACTTATAACACTTTGATTGATGGACTCTGTAAAGTAGGGAGGCAAGAAGAAGGACTGCAGTTGATGAAACGAATGAGATTGGAAAATGGATGTGCACCCAATACTGTTACCTACAATTGTTTAATTGATGGGTTTAACAAAGTTGGGGAGATTGAGAGGGCCCGTGAGCTCTTTGATGAaatgaagaaggaaaaagtGCCACCAAATGTAATTACTCTCAATACATTGGTTGATGGTATGTGTAAGCATGGAAGAGTTAGTAGTGCAGTTGAGTTCTTTAATGAAGCTCAAAACGATGGTCTGAAAGCCAATGTGTTCACCTACACAAACTTAATCTCTGCCTTTTGTAACGTCAATAATATTAACAAGGCAATGCAATTGTTTGATCAGATGTTAAGTGATGGATGCACCACCGATGCTAAGGCTTACTGCTGCTTGATATCTGGTCTTTGCCTAGCAGGAAGGTTGGATGATGCTAGCCTTGTGGTTTCAAAGTTGAAAGAGGCTGGGTTCTGTATGGATGCCATTTCTTATAATACCCTGATTAATGGTTTCTGCAAGAAGAACAAGCTGGAGAAGGCTTACGGGATGCTTAAGGAAATGGAAGACGAGGGAGTTAAACCGGATGTTGTCACATACAATACCTTGATATCCTACTCAAGCAAAACTGGGAATTTGAAAACTGCTTATAAACTGTTGAGGAAAATGATAAGTGAGGGTCTTGTCCCCACTGTTTTCACTCATGGAGCCCTGATACATGGCTTTTGCTTAAGTGGCAATATTAACACAgccatgaaaattttcaaagacATGAGTTCTTCATCAAAAGTTCCTCCAAACACTGTAATATACAATATTTTGATAGATTCTCTCTGCAAGAAAAACGAAGTAGAACTTGCTCTTTCTCTGATGGATGAAATGAGAATTAAGGGTGTGAAGCCGGATACGACCACATACAATGCTATGTTCAAGGGCCTTCGGGAAAAGAACTTATTAgataaagcatttaaatttatggatcaAATGGTTGAGCATGCTTGTGGTCCTGATTACATAACAATGGAAATTCTTACCGAATGGCTTTCTGCAGTTGGTGAAACAGACAAGttgaaaaaatttacaaaaggaTATGAAGTTTCTGCTGCAACTGCATAG
- the LOC107432881 gene encoding WRKY transcription factor 22: protein MADDWDLQAVVRGCSSSTSTTTNNTFYSTPCFTPPEFYPSSSSSSSSCFSSPFFALPDPMRETSNGMEELHELYKPFFPRSHQFSPLSSTSSSSSQTTSPISSSTCSFSSFLRSSNEQRLLQMKPQQQQQQTQPSKQSQSTTTAPRSKKRKNQLKKVCQVPAESLSSDIWAWRKYGQKPIKGSPYPRGYYRCSSSKGCLARKQVERNRSDPGMFIVTYTAEHNHPAPTHRNSLAGSTRQKPLTPQTVNADDSNNNNIPTTKPSSPATSVEEELVAPQSTTTESKEGRESFLLDDEEEDEFGFSDMAVSDDFFVGLEGLAGPVTGECYSDHFPGSFSLPWVANNAATAAGSI from the exons ATGGCGGACGATTGGGATCTCCAAGCGGTTGTCAGAGGCTGCTCTTCCTctacctccaccaccaccaacaaCACTTTCTATTCTACACCATGTTTCACTCCTCCTGAGTTctatccttcttcttcttcttcttcttcttcttgcttttcatctccattttttgcTCTTCCAGATCCTATGAGAGAGACTTCAAATGGTATGGAAGAACTCCATGAGCTTTACAAACCTTTCTTCCCCAGATCCCATCAGTTTTCTCCTCtctcttctacttcttcttcttcatcgcaAACTACTTCTCcaatttcttcttctacttGTTCATTCTCTTCTTTTCTCCGTTCTTCTAACGAACAGAGACTGTTACAGATGAAAccacaacagcaacaacaacagaCTCAGCCTTCTAAGCAATCCCAATCCACTACCACAGCTCCACGATCAAAAAAGAG GAAGAACCAGCTGAAGAAAGTTTGTCAAGTTCCTGCAGAGAGTCTTTCTTCAGATATATGGGCATGGCGGAAATACGGTCAAAAACCTATCAAAGGCTCTCCATATCCAAG GGGATACTATAGGTGTAGCAGCTCAAAAGGGTGTTTGGCCCGGAAACAAGTGGAGCGGAACAGATCCGACCCGGGAATGTTCATAGTCACATACACGGCCGAACACAACCACCCAGCTCCGACTCACCGGAACTCGCTAGCCGGCTCAACCCGTCAGAAGCCATTGACCCCTCAAACTGTCAACGCCGATGactccaacaacaacaacataccCACCACCAAACCCTCATCTCCGGCAACATCTGTTGAGGAAGAGCTGGTTGCACCTCAGAGTACAACCACGGAGAGCAAAGAAGGGAGGGAGAGTTTTTTGCTTGATgatgaggaagaagacgaaTTTGGGTTCTCGGATATGGCTGTGAGTGACGATTTCTTTGTGGGTTTGGAAGGATTGGCCGGTCCGGTGACCGGAGAGTGCTATTCGGATCACTTTCCGGGAAGCTTTTCTCTTCCTTGGGTTGCTAATAATGCTGCCACGGCTGCCGGAAGTATCTAA